From Xylanibacter oryzae DSM 17970, a single genomic window includes:
- a CDS encoding RagB/SusD family nutrient uptake outer membrane protein — protein sequence MKKNNIFKLMASGALVLSMASCDSYLDKLPDNRTDINTETKVQELLTSAYPHNDYLKIAEFMSDNVDNMGENNPNTSRFLDQLYAWKDVTESDNEDNESLWESSNKAIGTANVVLQDIENMGGATTTTLKNAKAEALLCRAYNYFILTNIFCMNYNSSTSSKDLGVPYVTEPSTTVGSDYDRGTVADDYEKMDKDIQEALPLVGDSYYTVPKYHFNQRAAYAFACRFYLYYEKWDKAIEYANKCLGTQAKTMLRDWSYMGSMTADEKAWSLHYIDASLSCNLLLMTGNSSMGLDFGAYYYESKYSHNNYLAKNEDAMANNIWGNDSKFYYRMEVYQGTNLDKTLMIKLPYLFEETDAIAKTGLYHTVYPAFTADECLLNRAEAYIMMKQYDKACGDLNTWLHNFTASNFIITPDNVNSFYKSVAYATGLNSTIKKHLHPSFTIDAEGSVQESMLQLVLGIRRIETLHEGLRWFDVKRYGINIVRRTMGADGNPALVTDSLTTADQRRAVQLPTKVIQAGMKANPRAKQ from the coding sequence ATGAAAAAAAATAATATATTCAAATTAATGGCATCGGGTGCGCTTGTACTGTCAATGGCATCTTGCGACAGTTACTTGGACAAATTGCCTGATAATAGAACTGATATAAATACAGAGACGAAAGTTCAGGAGCTTTTGACTTCTGCTTATCCTCATAACGATTATTTGAAGATAGCAGAGTTCATGTCTGATAATGTTGATAACATGGGCGAAAATAATCCTAATACATCACGTTTTTTAGACCAGTTGTATGCATGGAAAGATGTTACTGAAAGTGACAATGAAGATAACGAAAGTTTATGGGAAAGCTCAAATAAAGCTATCGGTACTGCAAATGTGGTTTTGCAGGATATAGAAAACATGGGTGGAGCAACTACTACTACATTAAAGAATGCCAAAGCGGAAGCGCTTTTGTGCCGTGCTTATAACTATTTCATATTGACTAATATATTCTGTATGAATTATAATAGTAGTACAAGTTCCAAAGACCTTGGAGTTCCTTATGTAACAGAGCCGTCTACTACTGTTGGTTCTGATTATGACCGTGGAACGGTAGCAGACGATTATGAAAAAATGGATAAAGATATACAAGAGGCTCTACCTTTAGTTGGAGATTCTTATTATACAGTTCCAAAATATCATTTTAATCAGAGAGCAGCTTACGCATTTGCATGTAGATTCTATTTATATTATGAGAAATGGGACAAAGCTATAGAATATGCTAATAAATGCCTTGGCACACAAGCAAAGACAATGCTTCGTGATTGGTCTTATATGGGTAGTATGACTGCAGATGAAAAGGCTTGGTCTTTACATTATATAGATGCTTCTCTTAGTTGTAATTTGTTATTAATGACAGGCAATTCTTCTATGGGACTTGATTTCGGCGCTTATTATTACGAGTCAAAGTATTCTCATAATAACTATCTGGCAAAAAATGAAGATGCAATGGCAAATAATATTTGGGGTAATGACTCTAAGTTCTATTATAGAATGGAAGTTTACCAAGGCACAAATCTGGATAAAACATTGATGATAAAACTTCCATATCTTTTTGAGGAAACAGATGCAATCGCAAAAACAGGATTGTATCATACTGTTTATCCTGCATTTACAGCAGATGAATGCCTGCTTAATAGAGCAGAAGCATATATCATGATGAAACAATATGATAAGGCATGCGGGGATTTGAATACATGGTTGCATAATTTTACAGCTTCTAATTTTATAATAACTCCAGACAATGTCAATTCTTTTTATAAGAGTGTCGCGTATGCTACTGGTCTTAATTCAACGATAAAAAAACATTTGCATCCTTCATTTACAATAGATGCGGAAGGAAGTGTACAAGAATCTATGTTGCAATTAGTACTTGGAATACGACGCATAGAGACTTTGCATGAAGGACTTAGATGGTTTGATGTTAAGCGATATGGCATTAATATTGTTCGCAGAACAATGGGCGCAGACGGAAACCCGGCCTTAGTCACAGATTCTCTGACAACTGCTGATCAAAGAAGAGCTGTTCAACTGCCAACCAAAGTAATACAAGCAGGTATGAAAGCAAATCCTCGTGCAAAACAATAA